The following proteins come from a genomic window of Populus nigra chromosome 6, ddPopNigr1.1, whole genome shotgun sequence:
- the LOC133697910 gene encoding homeobox-leucine zipper protein ATHB-13-like isoform X2, with translation MTCNGMAFFPTNFMLQISHDQDDHQPPTSLNPILPSPQDFHGAASFIGKRSSMSFSGIDACHEEGNGEDELSDDGSQAGEKKRRLNMEQVKTLEKNFELGNKLEPERKMQLARALGLQPRQIAIWFQNRRARWKTKQLEKDYDLLKRQFDAIKAENDALQAQNQKLHAEILTLKSREPTEPINLNKETEGSSSNRSENSSDIKLDISRTPAIDSPPSNHHPTSRSFFPSSSSSIRPAGVAIRPTGVAQLFQTNPSRPDIQCQKIDQLVKEENLGNMFCSIEDQSGFWPWLEQQHFN, from the exons ATGACGTGCAATGGGATGGCTTTCTTCCCAACAAATTTCATGCTCCAGATTTCTCATGATCAAGATGATCATCAACCTCCCACATCTCTCAATCCAATTCTACCCTCACCCCAAGATTTCCATG GGGCGGCATCATTTATAGGGAAGAGATCATCAATGTCATTTTCAGGGATTGATGCGTGTCATGAAGAAGGCAATGGAGAAGATGAGTTGTCTGATGATGGCTCACAAGCAGgagaaaagaagaggaggcTCAATATGGAACAAGTCAAGACTCTTGAAAAAAACTTTGAGTTGGGTAACAAGCTTGAACCTGAGAGAAAAATGCAACTGGCTAGAGCTCTTGGTCTGCAGCCAAGACAGATTGCTATATGGTTCCAAAACAGGAGGGCCAGATGGAAAACCAAACAACTAGAGAAAGATTATGATCTCCTCAAGAGACAGTTTGATGCTATTAAAGCCGAAAACGATGCGCTACAAGCTCAGAACCAGAAACTTCATGCGGAG ATATTGACACTGAAAAGCAGAGAACCGACTGAACCTATCAACCTCAACAAAGAAACAGAGGGTTCTAGCAGTAATAGAAGTGAAAACAGCTCTGATATCAAGTTGGATATCTCGAGGACGCCAGCAATTGACAGCCCTCCATCTAATCATCATCCAACGAGTAGATCCTTTTTcccctcatcatcatcatctataAGGCCTGCAGGCGTTGCTATAAGACCTACAGGTGTTGCTCAACTCTTCCAAACAAACCCTTCAAGGCCTGATATTCAATGCCAGAAGATTGATCAATTAGTCAAAGAAGAAAATCTTGGCAATATGTTCTGTAGCATCGAAGATCAATCTGGATTTTGGCCCTGGCTTGAGCAACAacatttcaattaa
- the LOC133697910 gene encoding homeobox-leucine zipper protein ATHB-13-like isoform X1, which yields MTCNGMAFFPTNFMLQISHDQDDHQPPTSLNPILPSPQDFHGAASFIGKRSSMSFSGIDACHEEGNGEDELSDDGSQAGEKKRRLNMEQVKTLEKNFELGNKLEPERKMQLARALGLQPRQIAIWFQNRRARWKTKQLEKDYDLLKRQFDAIKAENDALQAQNQKLHAEVISCKNLTHHRLAIEILTLKSREPTEPINLNKETEGSSSNRSENSSDIKLDISRTPAIDSPPSNHHPTSRSFFPSSSSSIRPAGVAIRPTGVAQLFQTNPSRPDIQCQKIDQLVKEENLGNMFCSIEDQSGFWPWLEQQHFN from the exons ATGACGTGCAATGGGATGGCTTTCTTCCCAACAAATTTCATGCTCCAGATTTCTCATGATCAAGATGATCATCAACCTCCCACATCTCTCAATCCAATTCTACCCTCACCCCAAGATTTCCATG GGGCGGCATCATTTATAGGGAAGAGATCATCAATGTCATTTTCAGGGATTGATGCGTGTCATGAAGAAGGCAATGGAGAAGATGAGTTGTCTGATGATGGCTCACAAGCAGgagaaaagaagaggaggcTCAATATGGAACAAGTCAAGACTCTTGAAAAAAACTTTGAGTTGGGTAACAAGCTTGAACCTGAGAGAAAAATGCAACTGGCTAGAGCTCTTGGTCTGCAGCCAAGACAGATTGCTATATGGTTCCAAAACAGGAGGGCCAGATGGAAAACCAAACAACTAGAGAAAGATTATGATCTCCTCAAGAGACAGTTTGATGCTATTAAAGCCGAAAACGATGCGCTACAAGCTCAGAACCAGAAACTTCATGCGGAGGTAATTAGCTGCAAGAATTTGACACATCATCGACTGGCTATAGAG ATATTGACACTGAAAAGCAGAGAACCGACTGAACCTATCAACCTCAACAAAGAAACAGAGGGTTCTAGCAGTAATAGAAGTGAAAACAGCTCTGATATCAAGTTGGATATCTCGAGGACGCCAGCAATTGACAGCCCTCCATCTAATCATCATCCAACGAGTAGATCCTTTTTcccctcatcatcatcatctataAGGCCTGCAGGCGTTGCTATAAGACCTACAGGTGTTGCTCAACTCTTCCAAACAAACCCTTCAAGGCCTGATATTCAATGCCAGAAGATTGATCAATTAGTCAAAGAAGAAAATCTTGGCAATATGTTCTGTAGCATCGAAGATCAATCTGGATTTTGGCCCTGGCTTGAGCAACAacatttcaattaa